A DNA window from Verrucomicrobiota bacterium contains the following coding sequences:
- a CDS encoding MSMEG_0570 family nitrogen starvation response protein, whose protein sequence is MPETPFTIEFPDGRQEICYSPSSVVKSFFTKGHSYTAEEFGSLAEDALTEASLRVEAKFGFSCGAASSQLVKIKTWLAELPNDSKIKVLHI, encoded by the coding sequence ATGCCTGAAACACCATTTACAATTGAGTTCCCCGACGGTAGACAAGAAATTTGTTATTCACCTTCAAGTGTAGTAAAGAGTTTTTTTACAAAAGGACATTCCTATACAGCAGAAGAATTTGGGTCTCTAGCAGAAGATGCCCTAACGGAGGCCTCTTTGAGAGTAGAAGCGAAATTTGGTTTTTCTTGCGGCGCAGCTTCTTCTCAGCTGGTTAAGATCAAAACATGGCTAGCGGAGTTGCCAAATGACTCAAAAATCAAAGTTCTTCATATTTAA